AGTGTCCGGGTGCGGTAGACCACCTTGGCCCCGGGGACGGCCCGGCGGACGCCGTCCGCCAGCCGGTCGACGGCCTGCGCGGCGCGGGCCCGCTGTTCGGCGCCGGCCGCGGCCGCGGCGGCCCGGACGGCGTCCGGGGAGCGCCGCTGCCGCCGGGCGTCGGTGGCGGCCCGCTGCCAGGCGGGCGCCACGGCCTCGGTGCCGAGTTCGAGCAGGACGGTCACCGGGCGGCCGGGCGGGGTGGGGGCCCGCCCAGCCTCGGGTGAGGCCCAGGCAGCGGGGGCGGCGAAGGTGACGAGGGCGAGCGCGAGAGCTGCGGACGTACGCACGGGAGCGGTCTCCCCGGCAGGGGTGGCCTGATCGTGCGGCCGCCCGCACCGCGCGGACGTCGATCCCCCTCCAGACGCCCCAAATTAGGATCATCGCGCCGGGTGGGGCGAGCCGTTTCGCTCGTCGGGGCCGACTGTGCACTCGACTGGGTGACGGTGCGTCAGTCTTTCGGCCCAATCGGGCGTCAGCCCAGGTGGTGGCCCGTCACCCCGCCGTTGTCGCGGCGGTCCAGGGAGCGCTGCAGGGCGTCGGCGGCGAAGCGCGGCGTCTGCTCGGTGCGCCGGCGGCGGCGCGGGGCACGGGGGGCGGGGGCGGTGGGGGCGGGGGCGGTGTGGGGCATACCGGCTCCTTGGTGCGTGCGCCCGCAACAGGGCGCGAAGAACGGGGGAGGGTGGGTACGCCGGGCAGGGATCGCCTGCCGATGCGCGTACAGGCCCACACGGGCCGACACCCTGGGCTTGCAGGGGTGGCTCACCGTATGGCCCTTTCACGGTACGACGCCGGGCCCGGGATGTCTGCACGAATAGTTGGATTTCCTAGTATCTGAGACGCGAACGCCGGCTAACACGGTGTCCGGGCCCCGGAAAACGCCTGGGCCCGGACCGCCGTGGCGGTCCGGGCCCAGGTCACAGCCTTGACGGAGGCTCAGCCGAGGTTCACCGCGCGGGCGAACTTGGCGCCGATCTCCGCGGCGATGGCGTTCAGCACGTCCTGCGAGATCTCGCTGTCGACGGTGATCGAGGCGAGCGCTCCGGAGCCGTCCCGGGCGACCTGCATGCCGGCGATGTTGATGCCGGCGTCGCCGAGGATGCGGCCGAGGGTGCCGACCACGCCGGGGCGGTCCTCGTAGGTGAAGAAGGCCATGTGGTCGGTGAGCGCCACGTCCACGTCGAAGCCGTCGACGCCGACGATCTTCTGGGTCTGCTTCGGACCGGAGAGCGTGCCCGAGATGGCCACCTCCTCGCCGTTGGCCAGGGTGCCGCGGACGGTGATGACGTTGCGGTGCTCGGGCGACTCGCTGGAGGTCGTCAGCCGGACCTCCACACCGCGCTCCTGCGCGAACAGCGGGGCGTTGACGTAGGACACCGTCTCCGCCACCACGTCCTCGAACACACCCTTCAGGGCGGAGAGTTCGAGCACCTTGACGTCGTGCTGGGTGATCTCGCCGCGGACCTCGACGTCGAGACGGACGGCCACCTCGCCGGCCAGAGCGGTGAAGATCCGGCCGAGCTTCTCGGCGAGCGGCAGGCCCGGGCGGACGTCCTCGGCGATGACGCCGCCCTGGACGTTGACCGCGTCCGGCACCAGTTCGCCGGCGAGCGCGAGGCGCACCGACCTGGCGACGGCGATGCCGGCCTTCTCCTGGGCCTCGTCGGTGGAGGCGCCCAGGTGCGGGGTGGCGACCACGTTGTCGAAGGCGAACAGCGGCGAGTCGGTGCACGGCTCCTTGGCGTACACGTCCAGGCCGGCGCCGGCCACCCGGCCGTCGCGCAGGGCGCTCGCGAGCGCGGCCTCGTCGACGATGCCGCCGCGGGCGGCGTTGACGATCCGCACGGTCGGCTTGACCTTGTGCAGCGCCTCGTCGCCGATCAGGCCGATCGTCTCGGGGGTCTTCGGGAGGTGGACGGTGATGAAGTCCGACACCTCCAGCAGCTCCTCCAGCGAGACCAGCTTGACGCCCATCTGGGCCGCGCGGGCGGCCTGGATGTAGGGGTCGTACGCGACGATCTTCATGCCGAAGGCCGACATGCGCTGCGCGACCAGGACACCGATGCGGCCGAGGCCGACGACGCCGAGCACCTTCTCGGAGAGCTCGACGCCGGTGTACTTGTTGCGCTTCCACTCGCCCTGCTTGAGCGCGGCGTTGGCCGGCGCGATGTGCCGGGCGCTGGCGATCAGCAGACCGCAGGCGAGCTCGGCGGCGGTGACGATGTTGGAGGTCGGCGCGTTCACGACCATCACGCCGGCCTTGGTGGCGGCGGAGACGTCGACGTTGTCCAGGCCGACACCGGCGCGGGCGACGACCTTCAGCCGCTTCGCCGCGGTCAGCGCCTCCGCGTCCACCTTGGTGGCGGAGCGGATGAGGATCGCGTCCACGTCCGTGATGGCGGTCAGCAGCTCGGTGCGGTCCGCGCCGTTGCAGTGGCGGATCTCGAAGTCGGGGCCAAGGGCGTCGACGGTGGCGGGCGACAGCTCTTCGGCGATGAGTACTACGGATTTGCTCACGACAGTGTGTCCTTAACTGTCCGGTTCGCCCCGGCACGAAGGTGGCGTGACCAGCGGGGGAAAGTGGCATGCCGCGTAGCTAGACGCACGACGCTGTGGGCCTGACGCGCACTCGGAAGTGTATCGGCGGGCTAATGGCCGGGCTGCTCCCGTCCGGAGAAATCACCCGGACGGGAACAGCCGGCTTGTACAAGGGGGGATGGCCCCCCGGAGGTGCTTACGCCTCCTCGTCGACCCAGCTCATCAGCTTGCGCAGCTTCTTGCCGGTGGTCTCCAGCAGGTGGTCGGCGTCGGCGTTCTTGTACTCGTTGTACTTCGGCAGGCCGGCCTTGTACTCGGCGATCCAGGTGTTGGCGAAGGTGCCGTCCTGGATCTCCGTGAGGACCTTCTTCATCTCGGCCTTGGTGTCGGCGGTGATGATGCGGGGGCCGGTCACGTAGTCGCCCCACTCGGCGGTCTCGGAGACCGACCAGCGCATCTTCTCCAGGCCGCCCTCGTACATCAGGTCGACGATGAGCTTCAGCTCGTGCAGGCACTCGAAGTAGGCGATCTCCGGCTGGTAGCCGGCCTCGACCAGGGTCTCGAAACCGGCCTTGACCAGGGCGGCGGTGCCACCGCAGAGGACGGCCTGCTCACCGAACAGGTCGGTCTCGGTCTCCTCGGTGAAGGTGGTCTTGATGACGCCGGCCTTGGTGCCGCCGATGCCCTTGGCGTAGGACAGGGCCAGCGCGAAGCCGTTGCCGGTGGCGTCCTGCTCGACGGCCACGATGCACGGGACGCCGCGGCCCTCCTCGTACTGGCGGCGGACCAGGTGGCCCGGGCCCTTCGGGGCGACCATGCAGACGTCGACGTCCGCCGGGGGCTTGATGAAGCCGAAGCGGATGTTCAGGCCGTGGCCGAAGAACAGGGCGTCGCCCGCCTTCAGGTTCGGCGCGATGGACTCCTCGTAGACGTCGGCCTGGATCGGGTCCGGCACGAGGATCATGATGACGTCGGCCTCGGCGGCGGCCTCGGCCGGAGTCACGACGCGCAGGCCGGCCTCCTCCGCGACGGCCTTGGACTTCGAGCCCTCCTTCAGGCCGACCCGGACGTCCACGCCCGAGTCGCGCAGCGACAGCGCGTGGGCGTGGCCCTGGCTGCCGTAGCCGATCACCGCGACCTTGCGGCCCTGGATGATGGACAGGTCGGCGTCGTCTTCGTAGAACAGCTCGGCCACGGGGGCACATCTCCTTGCAGTGATGGTGATGCCGGGTGGTGCGTTCTCCACCGTAGGTGACCCGGCGGGGGTTCGGGGGCGGTGCTTCAGGGGGTGAGACAGCCCTGCTACGCGCTGCGGTCGAGGGCGCGCAGCGAGCGGTCGGTGATCGATCGGGCGCCCCGCCCGATGGCCACCAGACCGGACTGCACGAGCTCCTTGACGCCGTACGGCTCCAGCATGCGCAGCATGGCCTCCAGCTTGTCGGAGCTGCCGGTGGCCTCGATGGTCACCGCGTCCGGCGAGACGTCGACCGTCTTGGCGCGGAAGAGCTGGACGATCTCGACGATCTGCGAGCGGGACTCGGCGTCCGCGCGGACCTTGACCAGGACCAGCTCGCGCTGGACGGCCTGGCTCTGGTCGAGCTCGACGATCTTTATCACGTTGACCAGCTTGTTGAGCTGCTTGGTCACCTGCTCCAGCGGCAGGTCCTCGACGTTGACCACGATGGTCATCCGGGAGATGTCCGGGTGCTCGGTCGGGCCGACGGCGAGGGAGTCGATGTTGAAGCCCCGACGGGAGAACAGCGAGGCGATCCGGGCGAGGACGCCGGGCTTGTTCTCGACCAGGACGGAGAGGGTGTGCTTGGACATGGTGGTCATGGACTCTCTATCGGTTGGTCGGGGCCGTCAGTCGAGGTCGTCGCCGAAGTCGGGGCGGACGCCCCGGGCGAACAGGATCTCGTCGTTGCTGGTGCCGGCGGCCACCATCGGCCAGACCATGGCGTCCTGGTGGACGATGAAGTCGATGACGACCGGGCGGTCGTTGATCTCCATCGCCTGCTTGATCACGGCGTCGAGGTCCTCCGGGCGCTCGCAGCGCAGTCCGACGCAGCCCATCGCCTCGGAGAGCAGCACGAAGTCCGGGATCCGGGTGCCCTGGGCCGGCGGCTCCTTGCCGTCGTGCTCCGGGCCGGCGTGCAGCACGGTGTTGGAGTAGCGCTGGTTGTAGAACAGCGTCTGCCACTGGCGGACCATGCCGAGCGAGCCGTTGTTGATGACCGCGACCTTGATCGGGATGTTGTTCAGGGCGCAGGTGACGAGCTCCTGATTGGTCATCTGGAAGCAGCCGTCGCCGTCGATCGCCCAGACCGCGGTGTCGGGCTTGCCGGCCTTGGCGCCCATGGCGGCCGGGACGGCGTAGCCCATGGTGCCCGCGCCGCCGGAGTTGAGCCAGGTGGCCGGCTTCTCGAACCGGATGAACTGACTGGCCCACATCTGGTGCTGGCCGACGCCGGCCGCGTAGATGGCGTCCGGGCCGACCAACTGGCCGATCCGCTCGATGACCTGCTGGGGGGACAGCTCGCCGGCGGGGGCGGGCTCGTAGCCGAGCGGGTAGGTGCGCTTCCACTCGTCGAGCTTGGCCCACCAGTCCGCGTAGTCGCCCTTGTGGCCGGCGTCGTACTCGGCCTGGACGGCGACGATCAGGTCGGCGATGACCTCGCGGGCGTCGCCGACGATCGGGACGTCGGCGGGGCGGTTCTTGCCGATCTCGGCGGGGTCGATGTCGGCGTGCACGACCTTGGCGTTGGGGGCGAAGCTGTCCAGCCTGCCGGTGACGCGGTCGTCGAAGCGGGCGCCGAGGGTGAACAGCAGGTCGGCCTTCTGCAGGGCGGTGACGGCCGGCACCGAGCCGTGCATGCCGGGCATGCCCAGGTGCTGCGGGTGGCTGTCGGGGAAGACGCCGATCGCCATCAGGGTGGTGACGACCGGGGCGCCGGTCAGCTCGGCGAGGATGCGCAGCTCGGAGCTGGCGCTGGCCTTGAGCACGCCGCCGCCGACGTAGAGCACCGGCCGCTTGGCGTTGACCAGCATCCGCGCGGCCTCGCGGATCTGCTTGGCGTGCGGCTTGGTGACCGGGCGGTAGCCGGGCAGCGAGGTCTCGACCGGCCAGCGGAAGGTGGTGGTGGCCTGCAGGGCGTCCTTGGCGACGTCGACGAGGACCGGGCCGGGGCGGCCGGTGGCGGCGATGTGGAAGGCCTCGGCGATGACCCGGGGGATCTCGGCCGGGTCGGTCACCAGGAAGTTGTGCTTGGTGATCGGCATGGTGATGCCGCAGATGTCCGCCTCCTGGAAGGCGTCGGTGCCGATCGCCTTGGAGGCGACCTGGCCGGTGATCGCGACGATCGGGACGGAGTCCATGTAGGCGTCGGCGATCGGGGTGACCAGGTTGGTGGCGCCGGGGCCGGAGGTGGCCATGCAGACGCCGACGCGGCCGGTGGCCTGCGCGTAGCCGGTGGCCGCATGGCCGGCGCCCTGCTCGTGGCGGACCAGGATGTGGCGGACCTTGGTGGAGTCCATCAGCGGGTCGTACGCCGGGAGGATCGCGCCACCGGGGATACCGAAGACGGTGTCGGCCCCTACGGCCTCGAGGGAGCG
This genomic window from Streptomyces sp. TLI_235 contains:
- a CDS encoding acetolactate synthase small subunit gives rise to the protein MTTMSKHTLSVLVENKPGVLARIASLFSRRGFNIDSLAVGPTEHPDISRMTIVVNVEDLPLEQVTKQLNKLVNVIKIVELDQSQAVQRELVLVKVRADAESRSQIVEIVQLFRAKTVDVSPDAVTIEATGSSDKLEAMLRMLEPYGVKELVQSGLVAIGRGARSITDRSLRALDRSA
- a CDS encoding ketol-acid reductoisomerase, giving the protein MAELFYEDDADLSIIQGRKVAVIGYGSQGHAHALSLRDSGVDVRVGLKEGSKSKAVAEEAGLRVVTPAEAAAEADVIMILVPDPIQADVYEESIAPNLKAGDALFFGHGLNIRFGFIKPPADVDVCMVAPKGPGHLVRRQYEEGRGVPCIVAVEQDATGNGFALALSYAKGIGGTKAGVIKTTFTEETETDLFGEQAVLCGGTAALVKAGFETLVEAGYQPEIAYFECLHELKLIVDLMYEGGLEKMRWSVSETAEWGDYVTGPRIITADTKAEMKKVLTEIQDGTFANTWIAEYKAGLPKYNEYKNADADHLLETTGKKLRKLMSWVDEEA
- a CDS encoding acetolactate synthase large subunit, which gives rise to MTEHAASPRRGDTPAAHAPGQQTTVETMTGAQSLIRSLEAVGADTVFGIPGGAILPAYDPLMDSTKVRHILVRHEQGAGHAATGYAQATGRVGVCMATSGPGATNLVTPIADAYMDSVPIVAITGQVASKAIGTDAFQEADICGITMPITKHNFLVTDPAEIPRVIAEAFHIAATGRPGPVLVDVAKDALQATTTFRWPVETSLPGYRPVTKPHAKQIREAARMLVNAKRPVLYVGGGVLKASASSELRILAELTGAPVVTTLMAIGVFPDSHPQHLGMPGMHGSVPAVTALQKADLLFTLGARFDDRVTGRLDSFAPNAKVVHADIDPAEIGKNRPADVPIVGDAREVIADLIVAVQAEYDAGHKGDYADWWAKLDEWKRTYPLGYEPAPAGELSPQQVIERIGQLVGPDAIYAAGVGQHQMWASQFIRFEKPATWLNSGGAGTMGYAVPAAMGAKAGKPDTAVWAIDGDGCFQMTNQELVTCALNNIPIKVAVINNGSLGMVRQWQTLFYNQRYSNTVLHAGPEHDGKEPPAQGTRIPDFVLLSEAMGCVGLRCERPEDLDAVIKQAMEINDRPVVIDFIVHQDAMVWPMVAAGTSNDEILFARGVRPDFGDDLD
- a CDS encoding D-3-phosphoglycerate dehydrogenase encodes the protein MSKSVVLIAEELSPATVDALGPDFEIRHCNGADRTELLTAITDVDAILIRSATKVDAEALTAAKRLKVVARAGVGLDNVDVSAATKAGVMVVNAPTSNIVTAAELACGLLIASARHIAPANAALKQGEWKRNKYTGVELSEKVLGVVGLGRIGVLVAQRMSAFGMKIVAYDPYIQAARAAQMGVKLVSLEELLEVSDFITVHLPKTPETIGLIGDEALHKVKPTVRIVNAARGGIVDEAALASALRDGRVAGAGLDVYAKEPCTDSPLFAFDNVVATPHLGASTDEAQEKAGIAVARSVRLALAGELVPDAVNVQGGVIAEDVRPGLPLAEKLGRIFTALAGEVAVRLDVEVRGEITQHDVKVLELSALKGVFEDVVAETVSYVNAPLFAQERGVEVRLTTSSESPEHRNVITVRGTLANGEEVAISGTLSGPKQTQKIVGVDGFDVDVALTDHMAFFTYEDRPGVVGTLGRILGDAGINIAGMQVARDGSGALASITVDSEISQDVLNAIAAEIGAKFARAVNLG